The following nucleotide sequence is from Pseudobutyrivibrio ruminis HUN009.
AGGACATCAGAGCCTTAGCTGATCCAGTAGATGCAGCTATGTCACAACGCTACATCTGTGTTGTAGGAAACGAATCCGTGGTGGAAGCGAATGCGGAGCTATTTACCGTAGTAGAGAATTTATATTAGTTAGATGAGCTGGTACTTTACAAGCATTTCAGTAGCTATCAAGCTCTAAGTGTTGCTGTAGGAGACGTGTTAGTCGACGAAGGCAATATCTTAGGCTTGAGAGCGTAACTGAAGGCTTGTAGATGTAACCAGCGGAGTAGAGGTAAGAGGTAATAAAGAATGAGTGATAATTTTAAGTCTGGTTTTGTTACTATAGTTGGTCGTCCTAACGTAGGAAAGAGCACTTTGATGAATCATATAATTGGGCAGAAGATTGCTATTACAAGTAACAAGCCACAGACAACAAGAAACAGAATCCAAACTGTTTATACAGATGAGGAAGTGGGTCAAATCGTATTTTTGGATACACCAGGTATGCACGAGGCTAAAAATAAGCTTGGTGAATACATGATGTCTGCAGCTAAAAGCACAATTAACGATGTTGATTTAATCCTCTGGCTTGTAGAGCCTGATACAAAGGTCGGAGCAGGAGATAAGAAAATTGCTGAGCTTTTATCCACAGTTGAGGCTCCGGTAATGTTGGTTATCAACAAGATTGACATGGCTGATGGTGTAAAAGTAGGAGAGACAATTTCAGCCTTTAAGGATTTATGTGATTTTGTTGAGGTTGTTCCAGTTTCTGCTTTACATGGAGAAGGCTGCGAGGATCTTCTTTCTACTATATTTAAATATTTACCAGAGGGACCTGCCTTCTATGATTCAGAGACTGTTACAAATCAGACTCTTAGAGAAATCACAGCAGAAATCATTCGTGAAAAATCTCTTCACGCATTAAATGACGAAGTTCCACACGGAATTGGAATTCTCATTGATTCCATGAAGGAGCGTCCAGGTAAGCGTCCAATGTGGGACATTGAAGCGACAATTGTTTGCGAGAAAAACTCACACAAAGGAATCATTATTGGCAAAGGCGGCGCAATGATTAAAAAAATCGGCACAAATGCTCGCTACGAAATCGAAAAGCTTCTTGAAGCAAAGGTTAATCTTAAGCTCT
It contains:
- the era gene encoding GTPase Era, with the protein product MSDNFKSGFVTIVGRPNVGKSTLMNHIIGQKIAITSNKPQTTRNRIQTVYTDEEVGQIVFLDTPGMHEAKNKLGEYMMSAAKSTINDVDLILWLVEPDTKVGAGDKKIAELLSTVEAPVMLVINKIDMADGVKVGETISAFKDLCDFVEVVPVSALHGEGCEDLLSTIFKYLPEGPAFYDSETVTNQTLREITAEIIREKSLHALNDEVPHGIGILIDSMKERPGKRPMWDIEATIVCEKNSHKGIIIGKGGAMIKKIGTNARYEIEKLLEAKVNLKLFVKVKKDWRESEYDLKTFGYKKEDLG